The following proteins are encoded in a genomic region of Amphiura filiformis chromosome 18, Afil_fr2py, whole genome shotgun sequence:
- the LOC140139814 gene encoding cytochrome P450 2C11-like — protein MDAMLQVLCLLLLILIIIVILQYYRHRWPVANFPPGPTGLPIIGTALFTGSEFHFNRTAKKFMQSYDNVCSLMLDVPAVLVNGYEAINEVTQSNKGYDFASRKDPMYSVQLYNPKKLGLFTADFSERWQKQRRFALSTLRGFGFGKTSFEEKITREVETLLSHVKELAKVPQDLSTPVILSVASVMCDTILGCHYDHNDKDFQHIVHVMEDWFQSFGKPSIALLDFVPISRPFLQRSAQEMRDVYTEFSKFTMSKVAEHQKTFVANQEPRDFIDCYLAKMVEDPDTFTLEELKYVLSDLFSAAADTTSNTLRFAILYMMVNPDVQEKVHQELMQIVGPSRLPKLEDRDMVPYTVATIHEIQRLSCIAPGFPRCATVDTTLAGYSIPKGTNVICNIWGLHYDPDLWPDPYKLDPTRHLNDKGEVIKSPYLLPFGAGKCVCAWVNR, from the coding sequence ATGGATGCAATGCTTCAGGTACTATGTCTGCTTTTACTCATATTGATCATTATTGTAATACTTCAGTACTACAGACATCGATGGCCAGTCGCGAATTTCCCTCCAGGACCGACAGGCCTGCCAATCATAGGCACAGCTCTCTTCACAGGAAGCGAATTTCATTTCAACCGGACAGCAAAGAAATTTATGCAAAGTTACGATAACGTGTGCAGTTTAATGTTGGATGTACCTGCGGTACTAGTCAATGGTTATGAAGCTATCAATGAAGTGACTCAGTCAAACAAGGGGTATGACTTTGCAAGCAGAAAGGATCCCATGTACTCTGTCCAACTTTATAATCCCAAGAAACTAGGTTTGTTCACGGCTGATTTCAGTGAGAGGTGGCAAAAACAGAGAAGATTTGCCCTGTCAACTTTACGAGGGTTTGGATTCGGAAAGACCAGTTTTGAGGAGAAGATCACCAGAGAAGTTGAAACTTTACTGAGTCATGTAAAAGAGCTAGCTAAGGTGCCCCAGGATTTATCCACACCTGTAATATTGAGTGTTGCCAGTGTTATGTGTGATACCATCCTTGGTTGCCACTATGATCATAATGACAAAGACTTCCAACACATAGTCCATGTGATGGAAGATTGGTTTCAATCATTTGGAAAGCCTAGCATTGCATTGTTGGACTTTGTCCCCATCAGCAGGCCATTTCTTCAACGATCAGCACAAGAAATGAGAGATGTATATACCGAGTTTTCCAAATTTACTATGAGCAAAGTTGCAGAGCATCAAAAGACCTTTGTAGCCAATCAAGAGCCCCGTGATTTTATAGACTGCTATCTTGCAAAGATGGTGGAAGATCCTGATACCTTTACCCTGGAAGAATTGAAATATGTTTTGAGTGATTTGTTTTCAGCAGCCGCAGACACAACCTCAAACACTCTGCGGTTTGCTATTTTGTATATGATGGTCAACCCTGATGTACAGGAAAAGGTGCATCAAGAATTGATGCAGATTGTGGGACCTTCACGACTCCCTAAATTGGAAGATCGTGATATGGTGCCCTATACTGTGGCTACAATACATGAAATACAAAGGCTATCATGCATCGCTCCAGGATTTCCACGTTGTGCCACTGTTGACACCACACTGGCTGGTTACTCCATACCAAAAGGAACCAATGTCATCTGCAATATATGGGGACTGCATTATGATCCTGATCTTTGGCCCGATCCTTACAAACTTGATCCTACCAGACATTTGAACGACAAGGGAGAGGTGATCAAGAGTCCATACTTGTTACCCTTTGGGGCAGGTAAATGCGTGTGTGCATGGGTGAATCGTTAG